From the Alteromonas sp. CI.11.F.A3 genome, the window CCCCAAGGGTAATAATGGAAGTACTCTTTAATATCTTTTTTCGTGAAGCCTTTGGCTACCTCAGAAACGCTTTGAGGGAAAAAGCCATCTTGCTTACCTTTGTTGTAAAGGTAGTCATTTTTTTCTTCACTATCGAAAAAGCCTTGCCAGCTATCATAAATGCCTTGCACAAGTGACTGTTGAATTGGGTGGTTTTTCAATACCCCAAAGCCCGTCTCTCGTAGTGACTTAACGAATTCTTCTTGGGCGTTTTCCGCCGTGTAATCAACAGCAACTAATTGCATAACTTTATCCCGTTTAATTTGATTGCGGCATTATAAGGGTAGACGGGCCGCCAAAAAAGCTTTGGTAGTTGACTTAAATCAATCAACGTCATCTAAGATGCCTAATGTAATCAATGTAGACCATTTAGTCTACATTTGGGCAATAACTTAGCCTTAAACTTAATCTAGTATTAGTTCAATCTAATCGTTTAGCCAAGTGTTAAGTAAAAGCCAGCGAGTGCTGCGCTCATCAAGTTTGATAACGTTGCTGCAATAACCGCCTTTAAGCCTAAATGAGCAATTTCTTTTCTGCGTGTCGGAGCCATAGCACCAATACCACCCATCAAAATAGCAATAGAAGACAAGTTTGCAAAACCACAAAGTGCAAAAGTGACAATAGCTTGTGTTGATTCAGATAACTCTGAACGTACATCAAGGTAGCTCAGGTAGGCCACGAATTCGTTAACTACCATTTTCTGACCGATGAAGCTTCCTGCTATTTGGGCTTCTTCCCATGGAACGCCAATTGCCCATGCTAGAGGTTGAAGTATGTAACCCATGATCCCTTCAAAGGTGACATTTTCATAACCTAATAAACCACCTGTCCAGCCAACTAGACCGTTGAACATGGCAATAAGGGCGATGAATGCAAGAAGCATAGCGCCCACGTTCAATGCGAGCGTCATCCCAGATGCAGCGCCGCTAGCTGCTGCATCGAAGACGTTGGCATAGCCTGAGTCTTCTGAATCTATTTCGCTTAAGCCGTCTTTAGGTTCTTCTGTTTCTGGCAGAATAATCTTTGCCATTAACATACCACCAGGGGCTG encodes:
- a CDS encoding NupC/NupG family nucleoside CNT transporter, with the protein product MVSLLGIAVLLGIAFALSSAKRSISLRTVGGAFAMQALIGAFVLYSEPGKEVLLAATGFVANIIAYSQDGINFLFGPIGDKSIAFIFAFNVLPVIVFFSSLIAVLYHLKVMGLIIKVIGGFLQKVLRTSRPESMSAAANIFVGQTEAPLVVRPFIPHMTRSELFAVMVGGLASIAGSVMAGYAGMGVDLKYLLAASFMAAPGGMLMAKIILPETEEPKDGLSEIDSEDSGYANVFDAAASGAASGMTLALNVGAMLLAFIALIAMFNGLVGWTGGLLGYENVTFEGIMGYILQPLAWAIGVPWEEAQIAGSFIGQKMVVNEFVAYLSYLDVRSELSESTQAIVTFALCGFANLSSIAILMGGIGAMAPTRRKEIAHLGLKAVIAATLSNLMSAALAGFYLTLG